A genomic window from Pyricularia oryzae 70-15 chromosome 7, whole genome shotgun sequence includes:
- a CDS encoding dynein light intermediate chain, with amino-acid sequence MAANTNRFSTYTTASADSKDGEKKKDMWNSMLESVASGKRLPEKNLLVLGGTVETQRSFLETLSSDFRRTLDTDHIPPVANHFALGNTYYDVLDADQEDILARITLYSLTKPSASFSSLLKPLLTPQTIPNTLVVILLDWSHPWLWMRQLRDWILLLRTVLVSLSIEAKDAMEEVMIGWRDRGRGGASTNLDGSGVATAAMASDGGAGSDSVALPLGPGEWEDALGLPLSVVCQNADKIDSLEKRQGWKEEQFDVVMQFMRTVLLKHGASLIYTSTSVPSQLPSLIHSSLGITSLLKRQPLKHNVIDRDKIVVPPNWDSWGKIRVLRDGFDVEMVSEGWSIDLDQPFPRESARTLNGDGLNEAGEFSDSESDDGARQSEDDQVEGSAVVLYEQKIENPSAAAQQHAALEDRSGRRMEVDTEDHQAFLEKQYPVLDEFRKTLQKEEDEEAATKSKRSQLQGDSSASRGYGGSHGHDDYGHSPIGGLLGDQIGPVQFNMGGIQMDTDAAFQSIQRLTERQHAHEPEPEPDVDVEVDEGPTDPDRMQAFFAGLIQRGMAKSGGT; translated from the exons ATGGCGGCCAACACGAACAGGTTCTCGACATACACGACAGCCTCGGCCGACTCGAAAGAtggcgagaagaagaaggacatgTGGAACTCCATGCTGGAGTCGGTAGCCAGCGGAAAGCGGCTACCGGAGAAGAACCTACTGGTGCTGG GCGGCACGGTCGAGACACAACGGAGTTTTCTGGAAACTTTATCGAGCGATTTTAGGAGAACGCTTGACACGGACCATATACCTCCCGTTGCGAACCACTTCGCCCTAGGAAACACCTATTACGACGTCCTAGACGCGGATCAAGAAG ATATACTAGCCCGGATAACCCTCTACTCGCTCACGAAGCCCTCAGCCTCCTTCAGCTCCCTCCTCAAGCCTCTCCTCACTCCACAAACGATACCAAACACGCTCGTCGTTATCTTACTTGACTGGTCACATCCATGGCTGTGGATGCGCCAGCTGCGCGACTGGATCCTCCTCCTCAGGACGGTGCTGGTGAGCCTCAGCATCGAGGCCAAGGATGCCATGGAGGAGGTCATGATCGGCTGGCGAGACCGCGGCAGGGGAGGCGCAAGCACCAACTTGGACGGAAGTGGTGTCGCCACTGCTGCTATGGCGAGTGATGGCGGTGCGGGTAGCGATAGCGTCGCTCTACCGCTGGGACCGGGCGAGTGGGAGGATGCACTGGGTTTGCCGCTGTCTGTGGTCTGTCAGAAT GCGGACAAGATTGATTCTTTGGAAAAGAGGCAAGGGTGGAAAGAGGAGCAGTTCGACGTCGTCATGCAATTCATGCGAACGGTGCTGCTAAAAC ACGGCGCATCGTTGATTTACACGTCCACAAGTGTGCCATCACAATTACCGAGCCTGATCCACTCCAGCTTGGGCATCACCTCACTTCTCAAGAGGCAACCGCTCAAGCACAACGTCATCGACCGCGACAAGATCGTCGTACCGCCAAACTGGGATTCTTGGGGCAAGATCCGGGTGCTGCGCGACGGTTTCGATGTCGAGATGGTCAGCGAGGGCTGGTCGATAGACCTGGACCAACCTTTCCCTCGCGAGTCGGCCCGCACCCTTAATGGCGATGGATTGAATGAGGCAGGCGAGTTTTCCGACTCGGAATCGGACGACGGTGCGCGACAGTCGGAGGACGACCAGGTTGAAGGCTCGGCGGTGGTGCTCTACGAACAAAAGATCGAGAACCCCAGTGCGGCGGCACAGCAGCACGCGGCGCTCGAGGACCGCTCGGGCCGGCGCATGGAGGTTGACACGGAGGACCACCAGGCATTCCTGGAGAAGCAATACCCGGTTCTGGACGAATTCCGCAAGACACTGCagaaggaggaggacgaggaggccgcGACCAAATCCAAGAGATCGCAACTGCAAGGGGACAGTTCGGCGTCACGGGGTTACGGGGGCTCGCATGGCCACGACGACTACGGTCAcagtccgatcggcggctTGCTCGGCGATCAGATCGGGCCTGTGCAGTTCAACATGGGTGGAATCCAGATGGATACGGATGCTGCGTTCCAGTCTATCCAGAGGTTGACG GAGCGACAGCATGCGCACGAGCCCGAGCCCGAGCCTGATGTCGATGTTGAAGTTGACGAAGGGCCTACGGATCCCGACCGGATGCAAGCTTTCTTCGCAGGGCTTATCCAGAGAGGTATGGCCAAATCTGGGGGCACCTAA